In a single window of the Gammaproteobacteria bacterium genome:
- a CDS encoding septation protein A → MKLFNDFLPIILFFVVYKMYDIYTATAVAIVAAIVQAAFFYSKYRKLEKMHYINVGMLVLFGGATLLFQNEAFIMWKPTVINWLLAAVLLGSHFIGEKTVMQRLMGSALTLPQTIWSRINISWILFFLLSGALNIYVAFNYDTDTWVNFKLFGMLGITVVFMIAQGLYLSRYLKEEPPPLKSEE, encoded by the coding sequence ATGAAATTATTTAATGATTTTTTACCCATCATTCTCTTCTTTGTCGTCTACAAAATGTACGACATCTACACCGCTACAGCCGTCGCTATTGTTGCCGCAATCGTTCAGGCAGCGTTTTTTTATAGCAAGTACCGCAAGCTGGAAAAGATGCACTACATCAACGTCGGCATGTTGGTTCTGTTTGGTGGCGCGACCCTACTGTTTCAAAATGAAGCGTTTATCATGTGGAAGCCGACCGTCATTAACTGGCTGCTGGCCGCTGTCCTGCTGGGAAGTCACTTCATTGGTGAAAAAACAGTGATGCAGCGCCTCATGGGTAGCGCCCTCACCCTGCCCCAAACAATCTGGAGCCGAATCAATATCAGCTGGATACTTTTTTTCCTGCTCTCTGGCGCACTCAACATCTACGTTGCATTCAACTACGACACCGATACATGGGTCAATTTCAAACTGTTCGGAATGCTAGGAATAACTGTGGTTTTCATGATTGCACAGGGGCTCTACCTCTCTCGATACCTGAAAGAAGAGCCGCCGCCGCTTAAGAGTGAGGAGTGA
- a CDS encoding YciI family protein translates to MLYAIIAEDRPDTLQQRLSARPAHLAHLQALQDKGRLILAGPHPAIDSSDPGEAGFTGSLIVAEFPTLEAAKAWAATDPYLAAGVFSAVTVKPFKQVFPA, encoded by the coding sequence GTGCTCTACGCCATCATCGCTGAAGATCGTCCCGACACATTGCAACAGCGGCTATCGGCGCGCCCTGCCCACTTGGCACATTTGCAAGCCCTTCAGGATAAGGGGAGATTGATTTTAGCGGGCCCGCACCCGGCTATCGATAGCAGTGACCCCGGTGAAGCAGGCTTCACTGGCAGCCTGATTGTTGCTGAATTTCCGACACTCGAGGCAGCAAAAGCGTGGGCCGCCACCGACCCCTACTTAGCCGCAGGTGTTTTTAGCGCTGTCACCGTAAAGCCCTTTAAACAGGTATTTCCAGCATGA